Below is a window of Dictyostelium discoideum AX4 chromosome 1 chromosome, whole genome shotgun sequence DNA.
tcaatttaaatccaaataattaTAACTATAATCCATATTTTATCACAAGtgatttatcatcatttgttACATTACAAACATCAACTactcaattattttttggacTTTGGTCATTAAATTTTGGTGCTGATACAACAACCCAAGTCGATAATATTTATGGAAATCAACAAACCCATCAAATACCacctattttaaaaattaaataatattatttatttagttaaaaataaaattattataattgaatttaaaactattaatgaaaaaaaaaaaaaaaaaaaaaaaaaaaaaaaaaaaaaaaaaaaaaaaaatttaattaataaaatttaataattaaattcttttcaaaGTATAACTATTTCTTTAATAGGAAAAACcatatgttattattattataaaaaatttttttaataaaactattttattattaaacatatttcttttttttttttttttttttttacaatttattaaaatttattaaaactatattctaaaaaaagaaaaaaaaaatgtaaaaaaataattttaatttttaaaaatcaaatagcCTCAACAATAATACctttcacaaaaaaaaaaaaaaaaaaaaaaaaaaaaaataaaaaaaaaatagaaataaaaaaaaataaaaaaaaaattgtaactgattttaaaattaacataattattattattttttttttttctaaaaaaaaaaccacaaatatgaaaaaaatgattaaaaaaaataaaataaccaATCAAATTAGGAAGgtaacaaaaaaacaaaacttttaatcaatgcaaaaaaaaaaaaaactgaaaatacaatgttttttttttatttttttaataatatattaaattaaatttttaattttataataataaaaaaaatgggattttaataaaatctgaaaattgatttttttttaagtataaaaggttatttttaaaattaatttccagTGTCATTtgtcaaataattaaattacaaacaaacaaataaataatatatatatttaaaaaaaaaaaaaaaaaaaaataatcaaatagtCAAATACATTAGAAAATAAACATTAttgtaaaatcaaaaatgtatcgaattttaaaatcatttatactattatcattagtAAATATGTCTTTATCACAAAAGATTGGTAAATTAACACCAGAAGTACATCCTCCAATGACATTCCAAAAATGCTCAGAAGGTGGCTCATGTGAAACAATTCAAGGTGAGGTTGTAGTTGATGCAAATTGGAGATGGGTACACTCTGCACAAGGTCAAAACTGTTACACTGGTAATACTTGGAATCCAACCATTTGTCCAGATGATGAAACATGTGCTGAAAACTGTTATTTGGATGGTGCAAACTATGAAAGTGTCTATGGTGTTACCACTAGCGAAGATTCAGTTCGTTTGAATTTCGTTACTCAAAGTCAAGGTAAAAACATTGGTTCTCGTTTATTCCTCATGTCAAATGAATCAAATTACCAATTATTCCATGTACTTGGTCAAGAATTCActtttgatgttgatgtttcCAATCTCGATTGTGGTCTCAATGGTGCACTCTACTTAGTCTCAATGGATAGCGATGGTGGTTCTGCTCGTTTCCCAACAAATGAAGCCGGTGCTAAATATGGTACTGGTTATTGTGATGCCCAATGTCCAAGAGATCTTAAATTTATTAGTGGTTCTGCAAATGTTGATGGTTGGATTCCATCAactaataatccaaatactGGATATGGTAATCTTGGTTCATGTTGCGCTGAAATGGATCTTTGGGAAGCAAACAATATGGCAACTGCTGTAACTCCACATCCATGTGATACTTCAAGCCAAAGCGTATGTAAGAGTGATTCATGTGGTGGTGCTGCTTCTTCAAATAGATATGGTGGTATTTGCGATCCAGATGGTTGTGATTACAATCCATACCGTATGGGTAACACCAGTTTCTTTGGTCCAAACAAAATGATTGATACCAACTCTGTAATTACTGTTGTAACTCAATTCATTACTGACGATGGTTCATCCGATGGCAAATTAACCTCAATCAAGAGATTGTATGTACAAGATGGTAACGTTATCTCTCAATCAGTATCAACCATTGATGGTGTCGAAGGTAATGAAGTCAATGAAGAATTTTGTACTAACCAAAAGAAAGTATTTGGTGATGAAGATTCCTTCACTAAACATGGTGGTCTTGCTAAAATGGGTGAAGCCTTAAAGGATGGTATGGTTCTTGTTCTTAGTCTTTGGGATGATTACCAAGCCAACATGTTATGGCTCGATAGTTCATATCCAACAACTTCATCTCCAACAGATCCAGGTGTTGCTCGTGGATCTTGTCCAACTACCTCTGGTGTTCCATCTAAAGTTGAACAAAATTATCCAAATGCATACGTTGTCTACTCTAATATTAAAGTCGGTCCAATCGATTcaacatataaaaaataattttttaaaaataatataattttataaaaaattattaaataaataaaaaaaaaaaaaaaaaaaaaaaatattaaaaaaaaaaaaaaaaatttgtttatttgtttattatttttgataaataattttttaaatatctatgagaaattatatttaaatttatatctaATAACCATTGagataaaatattttgataattagaatttaaataaataaaaatttcaattttaccaGAATCTGCACAACTTTGAAatacattaaataaaaatgatttaatttttggtaattttgacaaacttgaatcattatttaataatggtaaatagttttcaattaataattgcacaaatttaattgatccaTTATCTTCTAATTTACCTACAGactttgaaattaaatccaTTTCATCAGCTGTTGAACCAAAATTATGACTTTCAAGTaatgaattatcaatttctccattttgttgttttaaataatataataatggttTGTTACTATCGTGAAAGTTGGTTTTACCAATTACCATTTGtgaaaaaaattgaattttaaataattcatcgAATCTTTGTGAAAGGAATAAAAAGTTACAATATTTTATGATTGATAATCTACAAATACCACTTTTGAAAATATCATCATTTCTATATTCATAAatccaattaaataattcaatttgatGTTTTTGATCAACCAATAATGTTATTCTATAAGTAtatgttaaatttttaattaatggtgatttgtttattaagtctttaataatttgtaaatCTGAATCTGATCTAACTTGATTTAACCATGATTCTAAATTATTGAAAgtatattttgatttgaaaaagCCAGTTGGTTCATTTACCATATAATTTATAACAACCAATggaactttattattttcaacttttgtaaataatcCACAAACTAAATTTGAATCTTTCATAATATTTGTATCTGATAATAATAAGTCTTTAAACTTttctaataaatcaattctaccatttaaataaagtatTGATGTTTTTGGATCCAATAAATGATCtttaaaaccattattaaataaatattctaacatttcaattgattttatgtATGAGAAAgtataaaatctaaaaatatcaatGTATTCTGTTATTCTTGGTGATAAATCCTTATCACCactaccatcaccaccactactaccaccactactaccactactactaccaaaACTACTAATACCATTATTGTTTGTCTTTTTTACCTTTTCTAtatattttgataaaatttcaatattatcatatctaattaataaaagaaataaaaccAATGGACCAAAATTACAAACATTCATTATGAAATCTAATTTCtgtttttcatctttttcacaatttgaaaatatagttgtttcatcatttaaacTTGCATTTATTGAATCTGCATTAAAccattgatttaaaaatctaaaatttgcAAAATCTAaacataaattaaataaagaccTAATTGATTTTACTCCTTTactaaattcaatattaatttgaatgctttctttatttaaatcaaaatcatcaacattataaataatattatatcttaaacttgattcattattataatctaTATAAAACTTGTACaactttttaattgattcattctctttgtaaatttgattttttaaaaataaatttggtaatgttaattttaattctgattttgtaaattgagatttaaaaatttccaaTTCTTCAATAGTTGGTGATTGTTGtataaatgatgataaatttggATGTAATACCATATATTTACAAGTACTAATAAATCTTCCAAAACTTAAAGGTGGTCttctttgatttaataaatttgattgatCATATGGATCTCTATAAtaatttggtaatttaatattattttcattattttcattattttcattatttttaaacttttcatttaaataatttaataatttaaattttatatctttatcttttaaaacttCATTCCATTTTTTAGTTGATATAATTTCTTCGTattctttttgatttaaatgtggcaatattaaattaacaatttCTTTTGATGAATTAACCAATAGTGATATATTAAATGTTTCAATATTTGGTTTAAATTCatgatatttaattaatacttTTAATGCTGATTTAGATTTACTTTTCAATATAAATCTAactaatttatcaaattgtttcttttcattattattattattatttgttggttGTTTTGTAATGAAATATaatgaataatttgaaaataaggatttaaaaaaaaattggttttcatttttataagtttcaattaatatttgaattacaTCTGGTTCAGATTTATCTTCATTAAAATCTTCATATGATTGAAATCCTTTAGATAGATTTTTaggaatttcaaaaattaaataattattatttaaaattttttcttttactaATTCTTTcattagatttttatttttatttttactttcttttaaaattgaataaattgatattaaatttggtCTATCatattttacaaaataaaatatttttctaaacaaatattgatttttaagTATTTccatttgttattatttttaaatttatatatgtataataaaaagtataataataaaaaatacaataaaaaaaaagttttaatattgcatgaaatcaattttttaaaattaaaaaaaaaaaaaaaatagtgttGTGTGATTGTTCTAagtttttgatattttttttcagaaaaaaaggatataaaaaaaatatctgagTGCGTTAGACCCCCTACAGAAAACGCCTTGATCCTGACCCCCTACACCAAAgctaaaacaaatttaaatcaaaaaaaaaaaaaaattcaaataaaaaaaaaaaaaaaatcacttaataagaaaaaaacacacaaatAAAAcgaatatatatttatttatttattattatcattatttttcattattttgagatttttttttttttttttttttttttttttttgatttggtgagttttgaaataataaattgaaaaattggTATATCTATGgccaattaattaaaataaaaaagtaaagaaaaataaaaaagaataaaataaaataaaataaaataaaagagatagacaattgaaaataaataaaaaaaataaataaaaaaaataaataaaaaaaagataattctAAAGTGGATTCAAAAtcgtttattttatttttatttttattttaaatttgtcaCCTTTCATTTATACAATTAATTTcgtgaaaaaaataatattttcaaaatttatttattttttatttatttatttttatttttttatttttattttttttttttacatttattattttatttataattttatttattattattctttttttattttaatttttaattttttttttttattttattttattcatttttattttttatttatttttttttgtttttattatttattattattttttttttttttttttttttttttattttttatttttttttttttaattttgagaAGAATCCGGAATGTTGTGGGaatgtaaaaaattaaaaaaaaataaaaaaaaaataaaaaaaataaaattaaaagaattaaaaaaaaaataaaaaaaaataaaaaaaaataaaaaaaaattaaaattttaaaaaaaattaatttctttttttttaaaaactaatataaattaaaaaaaaaaaaattttattttaattaaattcacACTCATACATattcatatatatataatacagataaaataatattattttaaatattactCTTTTTTAGcgcaattttttttttttttttccaacaaCCAACCACAAAATGGCATCATCATCCTCAGcaaatattttttcattcCAAACTTATGCAAAAGATAAACAAAATGTAAATGGAAACTATGACTACAGCGATAGCGATTGCAGTGAAGATAGTTTCGATGAGTACTCATCCCAagaaattaatcaattagaTAAATTAGATAGACCAAAAGTTAGTAAAACTGGAAATGTTATTCCAATTACTACCAAGGACTATGAAGCAGCCAAAGCATATAAACAAGCCAAAAAATTAAagcaactacaacaacaacaacaacaaacatcTGAAGAAGATGACCAAGATagtactactaccac
It encodes the following:
- a CDS encoding cellobiohydrolase I; translated protein: MYRILKSFILLSLVNMSLSQKIGKLTPEVHPPMTFQKCSEGGSCETIQGEVVVDANWRWVHSAQGQNCYTGNTWNPTICPDDETCAENCYLDGANYESVYGVTTSEDSVRLNFVTQSQGKNIGSRLFLMSNESNYQLFHVLGQEFTFDVDVSNLDCGLNGALYLVSMDSDGGSARFPTNEAGAKYGTGYCDAQCPRDLKFISGSANVDGWIPSTNNPNTGYGNLGSCCAEMDLWEANNMATAVTPHPCDTSSQSVCKSDSCGGAASSNRYGGICDPDGCDYNPYRMGNTSFFGPNKMIDTNSVITVVTQFITDDGSSDGKLTSIKRLYVQDGNVISQSVSTIDGVEGNEVNEEFCTNQKKVFGDEDSFTKHGGLAKMGEALKDGMVLVLSLWDDYQANMLWLDSSYPTTSSPTDPGVARGSCPTTSGVPSKVEQNYPNAYVVYSNIKVGPIDSTYKK